The Sesamum indicum cultivar Zhongzhi No. 13 linkage group LG1, S_indicum_v1.0, whole genome shotgun sequence genome includes a window with the following:
- the LOC105158357 gene encoding probable membrane-associated kinase regulator 2, translating into MEAFTLLKYWRTTGGTGGGTTALFTGDSTFTTRTTTNTIVAPIANNSPYSDDGEDGPYFDLEFSLADDTQEPAGEAVENEDQTSENAEAESVSGAEELLSENENDEEEEEAELKFALTSDERADQVATLSPSDGLFHLVPIRPSSVNLSGLDESCKFPVSLLKSATKIRVLLLKLKKSKSGNGFLEKAEKSKKREVNGQVSALDERENQGKDSDDKMLTVKFKVDEFKGPLVSLFARDNSSRAASDERNLTKEVAKYLKVLKPLYSIRVSNLYFEKMKFSGQVSFRGGGPAAEKGCHQMPEAATLSNVKTHQKQGSNNLQTGLKVVRKHLGKSRSTSAAVAVSPSGRMSSNRHDAEDGIQGAILHCKRSFNASRDGESAMLCRSASDPSYDKSVVISAAEVEGTKV; encoded by the exons ATGGAAGCCTTCACTTTACTCAAATACTGGCGTACCACCGGCGGTACTGGTGGAGGCACTACCGCCCTCTTCACCGGAGACTCCACTTTCACTACACGCACCACTACCAACACTATTGTCGCCCCCATCGCGAATAACAGCCCATACTCCGACGACGGAGAAGACGGGCCATATTTTGACCTTGAATTTTCACTGGCCGACGACACCCAAGAACCGGCAGGAGAAGCCGTAGAAAACGAGGATCAAACGTCGGAAAATGCAGAAGCTGAAAGTGTGTCCGGCGCTGAGGAGTTATTATCAGAGAACGAAAACgatgaagaagaggaagaagcaGAGCTGAAATTTGCTCTCACAAGCGATGAAAGAGCGGATCAGGTTGCCACGCTTTCTCCTTCAGATGGGCTCTTCCATTTAGTTCCCATCCGTCCTTCAAGCGTTAATTTGAGTGGTTTGGACGAAAGCTGCAAATTCCCTGTTTCTTTACTCAAATCAGCAACCAAGATCCGGGTTCTGTTGCTGAAGctcaagaaatcaaaatctGGAAATGGGTTTCTTGAAAAAGCTGAGAAATCCAAGAAACGTGAGGTTAATGGGCAAGTTTCGGctcttgatgagagagaaaatcAGGGCAAAGACAGTGATGATAAGATGCTTACAGTTAAGTTTAAGGTTGACGAGTTTAAGGGACCGCTTGTTTCGCTGTTTGCAAGAGACAATAGCTCGAGAGCTGCTTCAGATGAGAGAAATCTGACAAAGGAAGTGGCGAAGTACTTGAAAGTGCTGAAGCCTTTGTACAGTATTCGTGTTTCAAATCTCTACTTTGAGAAGATGAAGTTTTCCGGGCAGGTGAGCTTTCGAGGAGGAGGTCCCGCGGCGGAGAAAGGGTGTCATCAGATGCCGGAAGCGGCGACGCTGAGCAATGTCAAGACTCATCAGAAGCAAGGGAGTAACAATCTCCAGACAGGGCTGAAAGTTGTGCGTAAGCACTTAGGCAAAAGCCGGTCAACTTCCGCCGCGGTGGCGGTGTCCCCGTCGGGAAGGATGTCGTCCAACCGCCACGACGCGGAGGATGGGATTCAAGGCGCTATTCTGCATTGCAAGAGATCATTCAATGCTTCCAGGG ATGGCGAGTCTGCTATGTTGTGTCGGTCAGCGAGCGATCCATCGTACGACAAGTCTGTAGTAATCTCAGCAGCGGAAGTTGAAGGGACTAAGGTTTAG
- the LOC105158347 gene encoding uncharacterized protein LOC105158347, protein MAEKYQQQAQGYPLAPASIVPRSDEEYGNNYQSAEQIKKKKRMKCFAYIAAFAVFQTIIILVFALTVMRVKSPKVRLGDVAVTNDGNGNVRFTARVLIKNTNFGRYNYDGSIATIRAGDNVVGQFVIPDSRARARSTKKIYVIADLTNVSGTNSGPLALSVDTAMRGKVELMKVIKRKKSAEMNCSMTVNLSTNAVQELRCK, encoded by the coding sequence ATGGCAGAAAAGTACCAGCAGCAAGCGCAAGGGTACCCCCTAGCACCAGCCTCAATAGTACCAAGAAGTGATGAAGAATACGGCAACAATTACCAATCCGCCGAGCaaatcaagaagaagaagcgtATGAAATGCTTCGCCTACATTGCCGCCTTCGCCGTCTTCCAAACCATAATCATCCTCGTCTTCGCCCTCACCGTTATGCGTGTCAAGAGCCCCAAGGTCCGGCTAGGGGACGTGGCCGTGACCAACGATGGGAACGGGAACGTTAGGTTCACCGCACGTGTTTTGATCAAGAACACCAACTTTGGACGTTACAACTACGATGGTAGCATAGCTACCATCAGGGCAGGGGACAACGTCGTCGGGCAGTTCGTGATCCCTGACTCACGGGCCAGGGCACGGTCTACTAAGAAGATTTATGTCATCGCGGATTTGACTAATGTTTCGGGTACAAATTCGGGACCGTTGGCTTTGAGCGTCGACACGGCCATGAGGGGTAAGGTGGAGTTGATGAAGGTGATCAAGAGGAAGAAGTCGGCTGAGATGAATTGTAGCATGACTGTTAACTTGTCTACAAATGCTGTGCAGGAGTTGAGGTGCAAGTGA